One Syngnathus acus chromosome 13, fSynAcu1.2, whole genome shotgun sequence genomic window carries:
- the scg2a gene encoding secretogranin-2: protein MLPFLCNSTRGKHSLLGLAQLLFVTLCLHCIYGATLREHRLRESESEPQQSPNADMIKALEYIESLRQRTDSQEKPLLPNADRHLDDAQKTHATLRLAPDPILADNDGDNTDEERSEDKSEELLQAVLSTLQQTEKASKPTLPRPSSLAGADRKSGVYAKVPEQRGIMPHKKMPLMFEEDEEGEGDEEEGEDDHENPFKRTNENVEEKYTPQNLATLQSVFDELDKFTNQKMTNKRQEEDDDAQDEEEEEGEDLFNLRNVVYDDEGEDLTDWGPGEQGEEEEEEEDKHQLDRSLDYVDDEEEQDEDERYPVRRSNDPDQVDYYLLKVLERTEEEEQKRAIEEEENKRAERRVTQYRDNIDPRVIYQLIQISRKYQIPPEDLLDMLKTGETTSQWKAQESRDKNKLWKTSSKKIYKIPQTKFYSRRLPVRKNSPKNLQREAILNILGLGNAQNRDPTPVWKPYRSPASRLHALTAGRPGDDAPTQRRFPPSKSKDYDDTTDGELAAYLASQMLARYPGPAYHYGKAGQKRDEAGQNAADSFEQAMQDYLDQMDSSKVLNKKRQSEDGERGFDNEAVMKLMSYFNPESEDSESEAKAENGI from the coding sequence CTACTCTCCGAGAGCATCGACTCAGGGAGAGTGAATCAGAACCGCAGCAGTCACCTAATGCTGACATGATCAAAGCCTTGGAGTACATTGAAAGCCTTCGTCAGAGAACAGACTCACAGGAGAAGCCGCTTCTCCCCAACGCCGATCGCCACTTGGATGATGCTCAGAAGACGCACGCCACTCTAAGACTGGCTCCTGACCCGATACTCGCTGATAATGACGGAGACAACACAGATGAGGAAAGGAGCGAGGATAAGAGTGAGGAGCTGCTCCAAGCCGTACTCAGCACTCTGCAGCAGACCGAAAAGGCatccaagcccactctgcctCGTCCTTCCTCGCTGGCGGGTGCTGACCGGAAGAGTGGCGTGTACGCCAAAGTGCCGGAGCAACGGGGTATCATGCCTCACAAGAAGATGCCCTTAATGtttgaggaggatgaagaaggGGAGggtgatgaagaggagggggaggatgATCACGAGAACCCCTTCAAACGCACCAATGAGAATGTTGAGGAGAAGTACACGCCTCAAAACCTTGCAACGCTGCAGTCAGTCTTTGACGAATTGGACAAGTTTACTAATCAAAAGATGACAAACAAACGACAGGAAGAGGACGACGATGCGcaggatgaagaggaagaagaaggagaagatcTGTTCAATCTAAGAAATGTGGTATATGATGACGAAGGAGAGGACCTTACAGACTGGGGTCCTGGAGAGCaaggggaggaagaggaggaggaggaggacaaacATCAGTTGGACAGGAGCCTCGATTATGTCGATGATGAGGAAGAGCAGGATGAGGATGAAAGGTATCCAGTTAGGAGGTCAAATGATCCAGACCAGGTCGACTACTACCTTCTCAAAGTGTTGGAAAGAactgaagaggaggagcagaAGCGAGCAatagaagaagaggagaacaAGAGGGCTGAGAGGCGAGTAACTCAATACAGAGATAACATTGACCCACGAGTTATCTATCAGCTCATTCAAATCTCACGGAAATACCAAATCCCGCCTGAGGATCTCCTGGATATGCTCAAGACAGGAGAAACAACTAGTCAATGGAAGGCCCAAGAGAGccgagacaaaaacaaattgtggaaGACATCCTCAAAGAAGATCTACAAGATTCCCCAAACTAAATTCTACAGCAGACGTCTTCCTGTCAGAAAGAACAGCCCCAAAAACCTGCAGAGGGAAGCCATCCTCAACATCCTGGGGTTGGGCAATGCGCAGAACCGAGATCCAACTCCCGTCTGGAAGCCGTACAGAAGCCCTGCGTCACGACTTCACGCTCTGACAGCGGGGCGCCCGGGGGACGACGCTCCCACGCAGCGACGTTTCCCTCCCAGCAAGTCAAAGGACTATGACGACACAACAGACGGCGAACTGGCGGCGTATCTGGCGTCTCAGATGCTGGCGCGCTATCCCGGCCCAGCGTACCACTACGGCAAGGCCGGCCAAAAGCGGGACGAGGCGGGGCAGAACGCGGCAGACTCGTTTGAACAGGCCATGCAGGATTATTTGGATCAAATGGACTCGAGTAAGGTGCTGAATAAAAAGAGACAGTCTGAGGATGGCGAGAGAGGCTTTGATAACGAGGCTGTGATGAAACTGATGAGCTACTTCAACCCAGAAAGTGAGGACAGTGAGAGTGAAGCCAAGGCGGAAAATGGCATATGA
- the LOC119132940 gene encoding DHRS-12_like_SDR_c-like domain-containing protein gives MSLYRNLAWFLKGMTEFTRNAFVSASKRFVEKDLEVSLAGRSFMITGANSGIGKATAMAIAKRGGTIHMVCRNKDKAEEARAELVKETGNKEIYVHILDLSETKKVWDFAEAFKRKYKALNVLINNAGCIMSQREVNTEGLEKAFATNVLGIYILIKSLIPLLEKSADPKVITVSSGGMLVQKLRIGNLQSERGRYDGAMVYAQHKRQQVVMTEQLAKIHPSIHFSVMHPGWVDTPAVANAMPDFHRSMKDSLRTPEQGADTVVWLAVSEAAAGKPSGRFYQDRRMVATHLPLAWTHSCPLEEQKLISALDDLAKMFQPH, from the exons ATGTCTCTGTACCGCAACTTGGCCTGGTTCCTCAAGGGCATGACAGAGTTCACCAG AAATGCCTTCGTGTCAGCTTCCAAGCGTTTTGTGGAGAAGGACCTGGAGGTGTCTTTGGCAGGACGCTCCTTCATGATAACTGGAGCCAACAGTGGCATCGGGAAAGCCACGGCTATGGCTATTGCTAAGAGAG GTGGAACCATCCACATGGTGTGCAGGAACAAGGACAAGGCTGAAGAGGCGAGGGCTGAACTTGTCAAGGAGACAGGAAATAAA GAGATCTATGTGCACATTCTGGATCTATCTGAGACCAAGAAGGTCTGGGACTTTGCTGAGGCCTTCAAGAGAAAGTACAAAGCTCTCAATGTTCTG ATTAATAATGCAGGCTGCATCATGAGTCAGCGGGAAGTGAACACGGAAGGACTCGAGAAGGCCTTTGCCACCAATGTCCTCG GGATTTACATTCTCATCAAGAGTCTCATTCCTTTGCTGGAGAAGAGTGCGGATCCCAAAGTG ATTACTGTGTCATCAGGTGGGATGTTGGTACAGAAACTCAGAATAGGAAACCTGCAGTCCGAGAGAGGCCGCTATGATGGCGCCATGGTCTACGCCCAACACAAG AGGCAGCAAGTGGTGATGACGGAACAGCTTGCAAAAATCCATCCGAGCATCCACTTCTCTGTCATGCATCCCGGCTGGGTCGACACTCCTG CGGTGGCAAACGCCATGCCTGACTTCCATCGCTCCATGAAGGACAGCCTGCGGACCCCGGAGCAGGGTGCGGACACTGTGGTGTGGCTGGCTGTGTCTGAGGCTGCCGCTGGCAAACCCAGCGGTCGCTTCTATCAGG ACCGGAGGATGGTGGCCACCCACCTGCCACTGGCTTGGACCCACAGTTGCCCACTGGAGGAGCAGAAACTCATATCTGCACTGGATGACTTGGCCAAGATGTTCCAACCACATTAA
- the ap1s3a gene encoding AP-1 complex subunit sigma-3a isoform X2, which translates to MIRFLLLFSKQGKLRLQKWFTPLTDREKKKVIRDMMMIVLARTPRSCNFLQWRDLKIVYKRYASLYFCTGLEEQDNELLSLEVLHRFVELLDKYFGNVCELDIIFNFEKAYFILDEFLMGGEVLETSKVAVGVSLQEADELQETMEEYMSKPMY; encoded by the exons ATG ATTCGCTTCTTGCTGCTGTTCAGCAAGCAGGGAAAGCTACGTCTGCAGAAATGGTTCACACCATTAACAGATcgagagaagaagaaggtgaTCCGGGACATGATGATGATTGTGTTGGCCCGTACGCCGCGCTCGTGCAACTTCCTGCAGTGGAGAGACCTCAAGATTGTCTATAAAAG GTACGCCAGCCTGTATTTCTGCACTGGTCTGGAGGAGCAAGATAATGAGCTGCTGAGCCTTGAGGTGCTGCACAGATTTGTTGAACTGCTGGATAAATACTTTGGCAAT GTGTGTGAGCTggacattatttttaattttgaaaaggcgtattttattttggatgaATTCTTGATGGGAGGCGAAGTGCTAGAAACCTCCAAAGTGGCCGTGGGTGTCTCTCTGCAGGAGGCTGACGAACTCCAAGAG ACAATGGAGGAATATATGAGCAAACCTATGTATTGA
- the ap1s3a gene encoding AP-1 complex subunit sigma-3a isoform X1: MIRFLLLFSKQGKLRLQKWFTPLTDREKKKVIRDMMMIVLARTPRSCNFLQWRDLKIVYKRYASLYFCTGLEEQDNELLSLEVLHRFVELLDKYFGNVCELDIIFNFEKAYFILDEFLMGGEVLETSKVAVGVSLQEADELQEQTMEEYMSKPMY, from the exons ATG ATTCGCTTCTTGCTGCTGTTCAGCAAGCAGGGAAAGCTACGTCTGCAGAAATGGTTCACACCATTAACAGATcgagagaagaagaaggtgaTCCGGGACATGATGATGATTGTGTTGGCCCGTACGCCGCGCTCGTGCAACTTCCTGCAGTGGAGAGACCTCAAGATTGTCTATAAAAG GTACGCCAGCCTGTATTTCTGCACTGGTCTGGAGGAGCAAGATAATGAGCTGCTGAGCCTTGAGGTGCTGCACAGATTTGTTGAACTGCTGGATAAATACTTTGGCAAT GTGTGTGAGCTggacattatttttaattttgaaaaggcgtattttattttggatgaATTCTTGATGGGAGGCGAAGTGCTAGAAACCTCCAAAGTGGCCGTGGGTGTCTCTCTGCAGGAGGCTGACGAACTCCAAGAG CAGACAATGGAGGAATATATGAGCAAACCTATGTATTGA